The Synergistaceae bacterium genomic sequence CTGTAGTCGACGTCGCCGTTCACCTCGTAGATCGGCGAGACTATCAGCCGCCCGTTGACCATGGTGAGATGCCCCTGCACAGCCGCCAGCAGGGAAAGGCCGTCCTCGGAGACCACGGTGCCCGCCGCTCCGGGGAAGGGTTTGTCCTTCCCGCTCTTCGTGCCGATTGCGCCGCCCTTGACGTTCGTCCCCTCGATGCCGTCCGTGGCCGGGATCTTGATCGCCAGCACGTCGCCCTCCTTCACCAGGTTGACCGCGCCCAGGTTTTTGAGGTCGACGTTGCCTTCCTCGTCCTCGACCGGCCCTTTATGTCCCTCCGGGTCCACGATGATCTCTATCGTCGCGTCCTCTCCGTGGGTCGACATGGTTCCCGTGGCCACCTCGAAGCTCTCGTTATAGAGCTGCCCTTCGCAGACCCTCTCAAGCTCGCTCCTGTCAATTCCGTGGGCAACTCCCTCGGTACGCAGCCTCTCTTCCAGAAAATCAGCGGTTGGACTCAAACCACCGATCGACGGGGGCGAGACCACCATGGAGGCGGACATCGAGTTCTTTGAGATAGACACCTTCACCTTGGAGTCGAACGGAAGAAAGGTCGGGGCGATCTTTACCTTTTTCTCCATCCCGTCCAAATACTTCGTCACGGCCTCGGCATCCCGCTGGTGCACTCCCCCTTCATCAAGCAGCGCCTCCAGCTCCGACGGCGAGATCTCGCGCCCCTCGGACCGGACGAGCCAAACCGCGCCTCCTTCAAGCTGCAGAGTGGTGTCTCCCCTCTGGATGCTGTTCACTCTCTCTCCTCCGGAAGACTTGGCAACTCCGTTGTCTCCGCTCATAGGCACCTCACCTTCCTACGCCGCAATTACGGTCGGGATCATTGCTCATATAGATAATACACCAAGAACGCGACTTTTTGAACACAGGGTAGACGG encodes the following:
- a CDS encoding DUF342 domain-containing protein translates to MSGDNGVAKSSGGERVNSIQRGDTTLQLEGGAVWLVRSEGREISPSELEALLDEGGVHQRDAEAVTKYLDGMEKKVKIAPTFLPFDSKVKVSISKNSMSASMVVSPPSIGGLSPTADFLEERLRTEGVAHGIDRSELERVCEGQLYNESFEVATGTMSTHGEDATIEIIVDPEGHKGPVEDEEGNVDLKNLGAVNLVKEGDVLAIKIPATDGIEGTNVKGGAIGTKSGKDKPFPGAAGTVVSEDGLSLLAAVQGHLTMVNGRLIVSPIYEVNGDVDYSTGNIDFPGSVIVRGVVKDGFSINATENITVHGVVEGAVLTAGGEIVVAGGVRGTGKGKLEAKGNISADFADQAIILSGGDVLIKNALLHSDCRCAGKVLVAGGKRSQIAGGKIHAGREVVCLTLGSEMGTKTEIVVGSLPEKVERRDQLRKFLVVSAEELDKYEKNIAFLKQLEAERGLDNEKRALLGKLTRASFQLKASISESEKEAINLDEEMERTRERGAVRAKTVCYPGVYVTIRGITYRVREQFKFGALLYEEGEIKVKPFDS